ACTCTCCTCAAACCCCTATTGTCCTTCCTCCAGTCACGATGCAGTCCTGTCCACAAATAGGAGCTCATATATAAGATATAGAATATAACAACTTAACAGAATGAAGCTCCCGATGCGCAGTTCAAGTCCAGCGAGAATATccaacaaagccctaaatatgacggctttaatagactTATTCAGTGCATGGTCACAGATTTGAAATCAAAAACACATGAACTCTGAAGACTGCATGCCACGGCTGTCCTCAACTGTCCACTCAGGAGTGACTGACAGTTCTTTCCACCAATCAGCTTTCTTCTTTTGTAATCAGTCAGTACCTGCCTTTTCTGTGATGTCCTTTCTGATTTTGTCCTTGTCACCTCTGCCACTGAGCATATTTCATCGATGTTACCTTTTCATTTTGTGGTTTCCACTTTTAGATTTTTCTATCTTCTTCCATTACATGGCCAATGTACCCTTTCTAGATAAGTCCTTATAAGAGTCAAGCTATAATCaaacattaagaaggatatcaaggAGACAAAAAGACAGAGAGGAATATAGAGGATAAGGAGAAAGACAACCCTaatagattctttcagtattttagtagtaaaagaacagtcaaggaggaggtcaagttcatcaggaagaGTAAAGGGGagttaaaagatacagacagtgaaatagtggatgccctaaacttacatttttctgaggtgcttacaagtgagcaagtggataacctcccagaggtaacagggactactaaggaagtactgagggatttggaaattgtggagggagaagtgctgctcagattatttaagatgaaatcaaacaaatcaccaggggcctcatgtataacaccgtgtgtagaattcacactataacatggcgtaagcacaaaagccaaaatgtgctaatgcaaagaaaattccagatgcaggaatctgtgtgtactccaacttccacgttcttccgctccataaatcccagtcagagtgaaaagtaacgctcgtgcacgcgctttatgtaacgccccaactcctcccagaattacgcctctttgattatgcaaatcaatataaatcgcccttaagctcagtcttgtgtgaaaagataatgggaaaagcacgggggaaaatataagaatttcagcaaaaaccaagtggaggcaaaggaaaaacatactatttgtttaattaaacagtggaataatcaacaaaaggaagttgatcgagtgacatagcgtgtcggagaaactcgaaagctcacgttcacaaagttgcacagtgccggaaataaaaaaagtcacatatcaaagttgccgtgaaaaggcaagttgtagcccaccgtttgaacttattagggtacagataaaaaaaattggcacaaagtgggaaaaaagcatgaaatgtcaacttcaacgtagattattttgtcattaaagcagaacatcataaaccatCTTAACAGAATTGCAAAACTCAACGTTAATGTGAGCGTTAAAAGTCTTGCATAAAAGAGGACAATATGGTACTACCCGACGATTGTCAACAGTGATTTCTATTCCACCTATCTTAATTTCAACAACTGATCCTCCCTCTTCAGGTGATTGTCTTTTGTATGTAGGATACCCATCTTGTCCGGTTATTGTGTGACTTACAAAAGACCTAGGATATCTCTTAGTGCACTTGTCATTTTTCATGCAAGGAGATTTAGGATTTAGTGAGCCGCATGGTCCATGAACCATATTAGATTTGATGATAGAAAATAGTAATGGATCTTGATGTTTGTCAGGGAATTCTTCACTGATGATTAAGTCTATCTGATTAGGAgtaattttttgttccaaccacaggAGAATGTGTACGTGAGGCAAGCCTCGTTTCTGCCACTCAATGGAATACATATAGCAGGTACATGTGCCAAAGATTTTTCGTTTTGTTAACAAATTAATTagttttttaacttttcaatgaAAAATTCTACTAATAATGTCATGTCTATCATGAGCCTGTTGGCCCTGTAATAACGTGTCAGTTATTTCTGGCCATTTTGGATTAGTTGTGAAAGTAATAAACAAATCTGGTCTGCCAAATTTCCTGACATACGTCATGGCATCCTGAGTTTTTTCGTGCATATAACGTGGACTTCCTGTAAAAGATGAAGGTAAAATAACTAATTGACCCACATATTCAATGTTTCCATCACTGTGTATTGCATCTTTCAGATGAATGTAATCGTCTACCCTAAGTTTCTTTTGGTTATTGCGAATAAATGAAAGACGTTCTGATTCAATTTTTGCATACATATCAACTAAATATTGGTTGTATATTTGACGAAAATAATGCaagtaatttgtttcattttctctaaccatGATACGATACCTATAGAAAGTCATTGCTGAAACTGTTTTTGTTGAGTTACATTGTAATACATTAATATGGTAACCATCTTCTCCATACGGAAACATTAGAGGATATTGAAGAGGATCGTAAGATCTGTGAAGTTCAGATATTCGTTGAAGTTGATCACTTTTCGAATGCAAAATAATGTGTCTCTTTGTAAAATCCTGGCCCACTATTAATACAGCAACTTCATTATTAACAGGTGCATTGTACCGTCCCTTGTGATGCTGTATAGGTATGTTCTCTGCACGAATAATAACTCTGAAATCATTATTTTCTCTATGAACATGCTGATCTAGCGCTGTTTTGAAACTGTTAatgaaattgttttccacatgtaACATCTTTTGTAAATCTTGAACAATACCTAAGTTAAGACCTGGATAAATATTACATCTTAAAGTTGCTTCTATATTGTCGCTGTCATTGCCCATGAAGTACAACTGTAGAAATTGTGGATGTTCATTACCTTCAGGAAGAAGTGAACCAATTAAGTGGTAAACTTGACCCTGAATTTTAAAAGTAGGAATAAAAGTACCTTCACATACAATACTTTTTGCACCAAAGGAAGTCATTTGAAAGGCATTATTGTAAGTTCTAATACAggaaagaaacatttttgatCTTGAATCTGTGCCCATTAAAAGCCCTTTCAATGGTTCTGGAGGAAGTCTCAATGGTTCCAGTTTGAATTTACCATTATTGCAGCAGATGCCTGAGCTCTCTCCTTTCCATGTAACGGCTTTACAGTGAGAACATATTACAGACATAGTACCAATCAGCACATCTGGGTCGGTGTCGTATAATGTAGATGGGTTATCCTTACAATTCCAGGGGAATAGGCGCATTGATGCTTCTTTGTGAGTTTCGTTCAACCGCCTGGCTTTGGCAGccaatcgttttttttttccaacctagaagtcCTTTGTTCTTGAGATTCATTTAACCGCCTGGTTTTGTCAGCCAATCGTGCCTTTTGcaatctagacgtcctgtctttttcagattcctTTAACCACCTGGTTTCGGCAGCCAgtcgtccttttcccaatctagaagTCCTTTCCTCTTGagattcgtttaaccgcctgatttGGGTAGCTGTTCTTGCTTTTtccaatctagaaatcctgtcttctttagattcgtttaatcgcctggttttggcagccaagcgccttttttccaacctagaagacctcccttgagatccgtttaatcgcctcgttgattgcatgtcttccaaggtagtttcaatacccatttcctgCACCGATTTTATGAGTGAGtgtgtaagtaccgcgtgtactaaacagtaaatcagtaaaggagaaaggactaaacactaagaacggcaagaccgcgtcagctgtggagctcagcggagctcagctcggagcgaattgaagtgaatgaaatgaggtgaatgggaggggagaggatcacgtgactcccccacccaccttaactctccACCCCTCCACAAACGCACAAACACAGtttctcggatcccaactctcctttatatgtatagataaaacagaaagagaaaataacaacacagcaaaataggcagcgacaaatttcggcaaaagttaaatgcttgtgtcacgagcatgaggcggctatgcagtgtctgcaacggacgtggccatccactgtgcataagctaccttactgacgagcgggcgaaggggccacagattcttcctctgcccagtgccaccacaagcctagagccgcccctgagtactgctgcagtaaattatttcattgaagtgaaacacatgtttaataacgtgctttaactcctatcatcatgaaaatgacatcacgtatacatctcagtattttagttattcagagagctgtaatattacgaatgtaattgattctgtgtccagttggaggaagagagacggtttaagaagcaagtagtgattcacacacatagagcacatacgagtagaagatcaaatacaaaacaaagcatttaacgtgctactttaattacgatgtgatttgagaaactggttaattaaacgattttaagatgaagtttatgatgttctactctaatgacaaaataaactacgtgattaaagtggaaatgtcgagattgaagttgacatttcgtgctttttccccaccgtatgccttttttctctgtaccctaataagcttacatatgacactcagacagtgggcttacaactcggcttttcacggcgactttgatatgtgacttcgtttttatttccggcactgtgcgactttgtgaacgtgagctttcaagtttctccaacacgctatgtcactcgatcaactttcttttgttgattataccacggtttatttgaacaaatagtatgtttttcctttgattccacttggtattcgctgaaatactTATATAtatccctgtgcttttcccattgtcttttcacagaaggctgcgcttaaaggcgatttatattgatttgcatattcaaataggcgtaattctgggaggagttgaggcgttacataatgcgcgtgcacgagcattagttttcacgctgatcgggatttatgtagcggaagaacgtggaagttggagtacgcacagattcctgcatctggatttttctgtgcgtaagcacatttcggcttttgtgcttacgccatgttatagtgcgagttctacgcacggcgttatacatgaggcccctggtgatttcgaacttattccacttacggatgatggaggccactgtgctcattgagaccttcaaagcagcagaaatttttctgtaaccttccccagatttatgcctcaagacaatcctgtctcggaggtctacagacaattcctttgacttcatgcttggtttgtgctctgacttgaactgtcaactgtggtaccttctatagacaggtgtgtgcctttccaaatcatgtcacatcaactgaatttaccacaggtggactccaattaagctgcagaaacatctcaaggatgatcaggggaaacaggatgcacctgagctcaattttgagcttcatggcaaaggctgtgaatacttatgtacatgtgctttctcaatttttttatttttaataactttgcaaaaacctcaagtaaactgttttcatgttgtcattatggggtgttgtgtgtagaattctgaggaaagaaatgaatataatccattttggaataaggctgtaacataacaaaatgtggaaaaagtgatgcgctgtgaatactttctggatgcactgtacatttaactgggacaatgtacaagtaaaattcaaggccagtacgaaaagtgccagagagctggctgaagcttggttatcaaatgagaatgccatcaacagacacttggacataaacccagcgtatgcaaacttaagaagaacatgtccataataaataaaactttacacctaattatatatatatatatacactcacctaaaggattattaggaacaccataccaatacggtgtttgaccccctttcgccttcagaactgccttaattctacgtggcgttgattcaacaaggtgctgaaagcattctttagaaatgttggcccatattgataggatagcatcttgcagttgatggagatttgtgggatgcacatccagggcacgaagctcccattccaccacatcccaaagatgctctattgggttgagatctggtgactgtgggggccattttagtacagtgaactcattgtcatgttcaagaaaccaatttgaaatgattcgagctttgtgacatggtgcattatcctgctggaagtagccatcagaggatgggtacatggtggtcatgaagggatggacatggtcagaaacaatgctcaggtagcccgtggcatttaaacgatgcccaattggcactaaggggcctaaagtctgccaagaaaacatcccccacaccattacaccaccaccaccagcctgcacagtggtaacaaggcatgatggatccatgttctcattctgtttacgccaaattctgactctaccgtttgaatgtctcaacagaaatcgagactcatcagaccaggcaacatttttccagtcttcaactgtccaattttggtgagctcgtgcaaattgtagtctctttttcctattcgtagtggagatgagtggtacccggtggggtcttctgctgttgtagcccatctgcctcaaggttgtgcgtgttgtggcttcacaaatgctttgctgcatacctcggttgtaacgagtggttatttcagtcaaagttgctcttctatcagcttgaatcagtcggcccattctcctctgacctctagcatcaacaaggcattttcgcccactggactgccacatactggatgtttttcccttttcacaccattctttgtaaagcctagaaatggttgtgcgtggaaatcccagtaactgagcagattgtgaaatactcagactggcccatctggcaccaacaaccatgccacgctccaaattacttaaatcacctttctttcccattctgacattcagtttggagttcaggagattgtcttgaccaggaccacacccctaaatgcattgaagcaactgccatgtgattggttgattagataattgcattaatgagaaattgaacaggtgttcctaataatcctttaggtgagtgtatttttaGGTTAATTTATCAAATGACCAGCAAGGCAGCAGAGATCCCTGTGTGTTTCTGCTTTGTCTACCCTTTTCTCTTATATGTCAGACAATAAAATCAGTTCATGTCACTTTTCATTGTGTTTCTGCATTCATTATAGTGTTCCATTTctcaaaacattattattattattttaaataatattcccTCTATACATTAATTGATATTCTTCACAACTTTGGTCCCCCGTGCTAACCCTAGCATGCTGTTGTGACTCCCTCTTCACatcttaaacatttctctttgaactctgaatgtttcattttatttgtattttaatcttcttaaattcccacttttggactcacccttgacacacagctgatgaatgtgtttggtttgtaaagactctttatcattaattaataataaccTAAATCAGTGTAAAAGTCTTATAAAGCCCCTCTACATTGGTCTGGCATGTGACAACTCTCTTTTTAGTCTCCTGTCCTCCTCGACTGTCCCTCCCCAGTATCTGATTGGACAGCATTGGCTGTTAGCTGACATCACTAAATGACTCCTTTATTATCAGGGTTAAGAATGGCTGTCTGCACTCAGCATAGGCATCAGCCATCAAATGACATCCCAGAGACGGTACAAGTTCACGGCTACTCGGATAAGGCCCCATCTCCAAAGCTCCAAAACAAAAATATCCCCCTTGTTGTCAGTGGCACCTCCTGGTAGTTGGCACTGCATTGTGGATGATTTGACTTctccctttttttattattacattgaatattttcagttttgttctttGGTTGAAGATGTTATCACCGTACAGTTCTGTTGCTACCTCATTCTGTTGTCTGGTGTTTGTATTGTTCACCATCTTATTTCACAGCACTGGTGCAGAGATGATCAGTCCTTGTTATGGCTGACGTCCAGGCAGTACAGTTTCTGAGTCCTTCTTAAAATCTTACGTGTTGCTGATGACAGCTGATACAAGAGAACCACTTTCAACATTCAGAACAATTAAGAGGCTTACCACAAGTAGGCCAGTCATTTATGACTATGAAGGCCACTGCTGTCTGAAAAGTGTTAACCACATTTAGAacgagtttttttttcttgcacctaTAAGTTGTTGAAGCAGAGTCTTGCTGTTtgtgaaatatttgttttattccaGTGTGAATTCATATGTGGCTCTGAGGTGACCTCACATCTACGATCTGTGTAGCCGCCGTGGCAttaggcgaagtcaggcacgggtaagacgcgtgtcaaagaaatctctcagtccaaaagtttgtttttaaaatattttgtgaaagttaaaggcaaattatCCATacaggaataaaaagaaaaatagttacacacatagaaataaaggcaaaaaaaaagaaaaaatgtatcttctataaacttagcttttcttaaaaagatttggttatttctatacttaaaggttatttatttcttgttctgtatgctttaaacatacggttcaagactcttattttacgagttacttcacactcaaaaggcccgtaggccgttggcacatagacatgtacccaggcacggtcacgtgcataagcacgaacgcgagcacaaacaagaacacggttaaaaaatcgtatgcctctgtaccttacacaaggtgaGGCTaatcactaactggagaacattgttaactcataactgttaagaaatgacaggaaaataccaactcaattctatacacgggggttataggaacctcccatattttatgcattatcatctaataaatattcatacattttatagaactaggaaaatggctcttacaatctGTTTGCCACTTTCAGTGTTTTCTCCACTATTCGTATGTACTTATTAACTACTTTCAACTGGAGTCATTTACCTCATTCATAAGATTTGTCTTCAATATTTTTGGTTGATGAGCAAATCGAATGATTATTTGTCTATTCTGGGACAGGCGTTACTCCAATATGACTTTGCGTGTGTCTTCAAAAACTTTTTCTGGAGGAGAaccctttaccacattcagaacagttgcattgcttctctccagtgtgcatCCTTCTGTGGCACCTAAGTGTGTTTGActtgagaatcgtttgccacacttTGGATAGCAATAATGTTTTTCTCTtctgtggattcttctgtgactCTGAAGATAGCTTATACATGAGAACGACTTGCCACATTCTacacaacaatgaggtttttctccattGTGGCTTCTTCTGTGTTTCTGAAGATTGCTTCTGCTTGAGAAAAACATACCACATTTTGACAAGCCgtaaggtttttctcctgtgtgaatttttttgtgcaactGAAATTCACTTCTCCATGAGAACgatttaccacattctgaacagtaaTGAGGTTTTTCCCCTGTGTGGATccttctgtgcctctgaagactGCTTCTATCTGAgaatgacttaccacattctgaacagcaataaggtttttctcctgtgtggattcttctgtgacaCTGAAGATAGCGTAAACATGAGAACGACTTGCCACATTCTacacaacaatgaggtttttctccagtgtggattaCTCTGTGCGTCTGAAGACTGCTTCTCCTTACGAAAGActtgccacattctggacagcaatgaggtttttctcctgtgtggattcttctgtgactTTGAAGATAGCTTATACatgagaacgacttaccacattctgaacagcaatgaggtttttctcccgTGTGGATTACTCTGTGCCTCTGAAGACTGCTTCTCGCTGAgaatgacttaccacattctgaacagcaatgaagtttttctcctgtgtgaattttgATATACTTCTTAAGATCACTTTTATGTGTGAATTGATTGtcacattcaaaaaaacatttttttccagtgtaaatttggatttctttctccacttgctGTTGTTCAGTTATGATGGCTTCTGTCTGTGTTGCCACAGTAGCATGGAGAGAACTGCTCTGCAGAAACGCTGCTGTCAGGTTCTCTGAGCCTCTTGCTGATTTCTTCATACCTTTCTCTTTGTATTGAAGAGAGGGCTGACCAAATGAAGGTGTAGAGAAGCAGccattcttctgtaaatctgaaataacacattttaactattattatttttttcctgacaCCTTTATGCAAGGCAagttacaacatttgagacacgattaattacatttctattgtttttccaactggagcacagacaggtcacgTGACTTgtgtggtcacatggtgtcagtggCTTAATGTGAACCTGTAACTTTAGGGTTTGATGTCCAAATTCCTAACCACTACccgccttttaaaataaatgaaacagtacaaGTAAAGTGGTGGCACACTGGTTGTAGTTCCTTCTTCACACTGAGGTGCCATTTATGATCTGACCCCTCTGTTTGTGGTCTTTACATGTTCTGCTGCTGTTTGTTCAATTTCTCCACCTTCCTCTAATATGTGAAAGACAGGCCTGATCCGATCAATCGATCACAAATCCAAAACAGCCCATTTtcactccaaatgacttgaagATGATCAGCAAGTTAGCTGATCTTAACATCTCATCTTGAATGATAAAAAGCATGGAAGACAAACTTCTATtaccaaaatacaaaaacacatcctCGTCAGTCTAACAGTTTTATTGCCTTCCTACAGGAGATAACAAATTTGTGGTttgtaatatttgtgcaaaaagaaGTCAGCCATGGAGGATTCTCTGCTAacactttcaacaatacaaaccttattcagcatctgagaagtcaacagaaaagggactggtgtgaagaacgAGCTGTTCAAAGGTTGAGGTGACCATCAAGCTTAGTCAGTCGCCTACTCTCACTTGGCCTCCAATAATGGCAGCACTTTGAAAACTCAACCTTATAATTCTGACAGTAAGAATGGAAAAGACTTACTGTGACAGCAAAAACAGTGGAAATCGTAAGCCTGGACAAAGAGCCACTTTCAGCTCTGGAAGATGTCACcttctagatcaggggtgggcaaagtcattcctggaaggccacagtggctgcgagtttttgttccaacccagttgcttaattagaaaacaatccttgccgataattacatttcatggcatATTAGTTGCTTTAAGTCTTCTATGTCGTCATTCTTAtatcctagttttttttttttcccagtctaaggatatcatccaaatactttgaagtgtaaaatggatggtaattctcaatccttcacttttttctcttcactttccttccaagtatttaattaaaccaaatagtgcacgataaatacacacaggtgtaaagggtaacaagttaaatggataactgctggcttcttttgtcatttgcatcttattgctaataaggagcaattaaaaaacgaGAATGTAGCTGTTTTAGACTTATttagcaattgggttggaacaaaaacctgcagtcactgcggccctccaggaatgactttgcccacccctgttctagatcATTTAGATCCACAATTCTATCTGGCAGTGAGTGTTTattgactgatttatttgtataattaattaaccagACATTAGATGTTTTGACTTAAATCCCTTTTATTAGCCTTTCAGTGAATGTGTAGGTAGATGGGAGGAAAGGGATACAGAGTTTTACCGAGCTGATA
This genomic window from Polypterus senegalus isolate Bchr_013 chromosome 4, ASM1683550v1, whole genome shotgun sequence contains:
- the LOC120528441 gene encoding zinc finger protein 260-like — protein: MVSAKEDGVDERMVDIKEEDCERLTPEDVCVKLEDHEESISVFKEEEEEEECKGVTAVIKAEDLNDFSIGLELQKHETEDTFKQEACEESPSTLQPWSTNTGRLATQENSVELKSELSESEEKIADKNGKEGEKSPRSVGINLQKNGCFSTPSFGQPSLQYKEKGMKKSARGSENLTAAFLQSSSLHATVATQTEAIITEQQQVEKEIQIYTGKKCFFECDNQFTHKSDLKKYIKIHTGEKLHCCSECGKSFSARSSLQRHRVIHTGEKPHCCSECGKSFSCISYLQSHRRIHTGEKPHCCPECGKSFVRRSSLQTHRVIHTGEKPHCCVECGKSFSCLRYLQCHRRIHTGEKPYCCSECGKSFSDRSSLQRHRRIHTGEKPHYCSECGKSFSWRSEFQLHKKIHTGEKPYGLSKCGMFFSSRSNLQKHRRSHNGEKPHCCVECGKSFSCISYLQSHRRIHRREKHYCYPKCGKRFSSQTHLGATEGCTLERSNATVLNVVKGSPPEKVFEDTRKVILE